Proteins from a single region of Nocardioides oleivorans:
- a CDS encoding MSCRAMM family protein: protein MSRRTALVSIGALCAGLVAAPALALTDRWAAWTPVQGTANNYRTTMTQRSPGFPEATVVSDSRSPVSIPAGTSAVLGPGTPPGAKYGTSSGSPYLLLRPKADTVTTPSTTTYTFAAPTPDTGWAFVLGDVDADAVRVTATDAGGAAVSAAEVDSWYRGPFNYAGGTDLPSWSATTSTLTGNPAANDTDGASGWFEPDIRLTSLTLTFTRRAGFPVYQTWFVSRARPIGGTVDDVSLTGSCAPTQATMTLVSPFGDVLATTTPLADGSYSFGEYATQAGYVVRLDVPDTCAIVGPAERAVSNRGNDGDPASRADFDVRQIVPQPISGVVTDADGPVAGVVVTLTAPGGGTTTTTTAADGSYLFDDNATGAGYSLSIAVPAGWSAGPGGTTIPGITVATSPIVGQDFTIVALPSVSGAVSGGGVGIGGVQVVLTPAGGGTPITVATEGDGTYVLDAVPPGDYVLSVVAPSGYTAPPPRPVTVPSGGLTGQDVDLSRPGAVGGTVTQGGAPVAGVEVVVDGPSGQVVVATDADGQYFLDQLVAGSWTVTVRPPAGTVVSAASHTVTITAEGEIRGGQDFVLAAAPTTPPTTPPTPTPTPTPTSTPTSSPTSTPTSSPTASPTDDGNGPGGGSDGGSGGGGGGSGVLPDTGGPSVWLGAGSLSLLLSGLGLLALSRRRTRRT from the coding sequence GTGCGCCGGCCTGGTCGCTGCCCCGGCACTCGCACTGACCGACCGCTGGGCGGCCTGGACGCCTGTCCAGGGCACGGCCAACAACTACCGCACGACGATGACGCAGCGCTCGCCCGGGTTCCCCGAGGCGACCGTGGTGTCGGACTCGCGGTCGCCGGTGTCGATCCCCGCCGGCACCAGCGCGGTCCTGGGGCCCGGCACACCGCCAGGCGCCAAGTACGGCACCAGCAGCGGCAGCCCCTACCTGCTGCTCCGGCCGAAGGCCGACACCGTCACGACGCCGTCGACGACGACGTACACCTTCGCAGCGCCGACACCCGACACAGGCTGGGCCTTCGTGCTCGGTGACGTCGACGCCGACGCCGTCCGCGTCACGGCGACCGACGCCGGTGGCGCGGCGGTGTCCGCCGCCGAGGTCGACAGCTGGTACCGCGGGCCCTTCAACTACGCGGGCGGCACCGACCTGCCCAGCTGGAGCGCGACCACCTCGACCCTGACCGGCAACCCGGCCGCGAACGACACCGACGGCGCGAGCGGCTGGTTCGAGCCCGACATCCGCCTCACCAGCCTGACGCTCACCTTCACCCGCCGCGCGGGCTTCCCGGTCTACCAGACGTGGTTCGTCAGCCGTGCCCGCCCGATCGGCGGAACCGTCGACGACGTCTCCCTCACCGGGTCCTGCGCGCCCACCCAGGCCACGATGACCCTCGTGTCGCCGTTCGGCGACGTGCTCGCCACGACGACGCCGCTCGCCGACGGCAGCTACAGCTTCGGCGAGTACGCCACCCAGGCCGGGTACGTCGTCCGGCTCGACGTCCCCGACACGTGCGCCATCGTCGGACCGGCCGAGCGCGCGGTCTCCAACCGGGGCAACGACGGCGACCCCGCCTCGCGCGCCGACTTCGACGTGCGCCAGATCGTCCCGCAGCCGATCAGCGGCGTCGTCACCGACGCCGACGGGCCGGTGGCCGGGGTCGTGGTGACCCTCACCGCTCCCGGTGGCGGCACCACCACGACGACGACGGCTGCCGACGGGAGCTACCTGTTCGACGACAACGCGACCGGCGCCGGCTACTCCCTCTCCATCGCGGTGCCGGCCGGTTGGTCCGCAGGCCCCGGCGGCACCACGATCCCGGGCATCACCGTCGCGACGTCGCCCATCGTCGGCCAGGACTTCACCATCGTCGCGCTGCCGTCGGTGTCCGGGGCCGTGTCCGGAGGTGGCGTCGGCATCGGCGGCGTGCAGGTCGTGCTCACCCCGGCAGGCGGCGGCACCCCGATCACGGTCGCCACCGAGGGCGACGGGACTTACGTCCTCGACGCCGTGCCGCCGGGCGACTACGTGCTCAGCGTGGTCGCGCCGTCCGGCTACACCGCTCCCCCGCCGCGTCCGGTCACCGTCCCCTCCGGCGGACTCACCGGCCAGGACGTCGACCTCTCACGGCCCGGAGCCGTGGGCGGCACCGTCACCCAGGGCGGTGCACCCGTGGCGGGTGTCGAGGTGGTCGTCGACGGACCCTCCGGCCAGGTCGTCGTCGCGACCGACGCCGACGGCCAGTACTTCCTCGACCAGCTCGTCGCGGGCTCGTGGACCGTCACCGTACGCCCGCCCGCCGGCACCGTCGTGTCGGCGGCCTCGCACACCGTGACGATCACCGCCGAGGGCGAGATCCGAGGCGGCCAGGACTTCGTGCTAGCCGCCGCGCCGACGACACCGCCCACCACTCCCCCGACCCCGACTCCCACCCCGACTCCGACGTCGACTCCGACGTCGAGCCCCACCAGCACCCCGACGAGCTCACCGACGGCCTCGCCGACCGACGACGGCAACGGGCCGGGCGGCGGGTCGGACGGTGGGTCGGGCGGCGGGGGCGGCGGGAGCGGCGTCCTCCCGGACACCGGTGGACCGTCGGTCTGGCTCGGCGCGGGGAGCCTGAGCCTGCTCCTGTCCGGACTGGGTCTGCTCGCGCTCTCGCGTCGCCGCACCCGCCGGACGTGA
- a CDS encoding exonuclease SbcCD subunit D, whose product MRILHTSDWHLGRSFHREDLLGHQGAFVDHLLEVVASEQVDVVVVSGDVYDRALPHVDAVALADEAFARLAASRAKVVVSSGNHDSAQRLGFGSRLMDAAGVFVRTDASTVGTPVVLDDRHGPVAIHALPYLDPSALLGPWQLGRRSHEAALTVAMARVRADLAGRSADTRSVVLAHAFVAGATPSESERDISVGGVSRVATSLFDGIDYTALGHLHGPHVLAPALRYSGSPLAYSFSEADQSKGSWLVDLGGSGLVDATWVDAPVPRRLSRLSGTLADLLLDPTLEDREDDWVQVTLTDARRPVRAMEQLRQRFPHTLVLQFPSPVTAPGTPARPAPGTSDHSIALDFVSHVRGTGASDAESDLLQQAIDACCHDPDLDVLVTGGRP is encoded by the coding sequence GTGCGCATCCTCCACACCTCCGACTGGCACCTGGGAAGGTCCTTCCACCGCGAAGACCTCCTGGGCCACCAGGGTGCGTTCGTCGACCACCTGCTCGAGGTCGTCGCGTCCGAGCAGGTCGACGTCGTGGTGGTGTCCGGAGACGTCTACGACCGCGCGCTCCCCCACGTCGACGCGGTCGCCCTGGCCGACGAGGCGTTCGCCCGGCTCGCCGCGTCACGCGCGAAGGTCGTGGTGAGCAGCGGCAACCACGACAGCGCCCAGCGCCTCGGCTTCGGCTCGCGCCTGATGGACGCGGCCGGCGTCTTCGTCCGCACCGACGCCTCCACGGTCGGCACTCCGGTGGTGCTGGACGACCGCCACGGCCCGGTGGCGATCCACGCCCTCCCCTACCTCGATCCGTCCGCGCTCCTCGGTCCCTGGCAGCTCGGGCGCCGCAGCCACGAGGCCGCGCTCACCGTGGCCATGGCGCGCGTCCGGGCGGACCTCGCCGGCCGGTCCGCCGACACCCGCTCGGTCGTGCTCGCCCACGCGTTCGTCGCCGGGGCGACCCCGTCGGAGTCCGAGCGCGACATCAGCGTCGGCGGGGTCTCCCGCGTCGCCACCAGCCTCTTCGACGGCATCGACTACACCGCCCTCGGCCACCTGCACGGTCCCCACGTCCTCGCCCCCGCGCTGCGCTACTCCGGGTCGCCACTGGCGTACTCGTTCTCCGAGGCCGACCAGTCCAAGGGCTCCTGGCTCGTCGACCTCGGCGGCTCCGGCCTCGTCGACGCCACCTGGGTCGACGCCCCGGTCCCGCGGAGGCTCTCGCGCCTCAGCGGCACCCTCGCCGACCTGCTGCTCGACCCGACCCTGGAGGACCGCGAGGACGACTGGGTCCAGGTCACCCTCACCGACGCCCGGCGCCCGGTGCGCGCCATGGAGCAGCTGCGCCAGCGGTTCCCCCACACCCTCGTGCTCCAGTTCCCGTCTCCGGTGACCGCACCCGGGACGCCCGCCCGCCCCGCGCCGGGGACGAGCGACCACTCCATCGCGCTCGACTTCGTGAGCCATGTCCGTGGCACGGGCGCGAGCGACGCGGAGTCCGACCTCCTCCAGCAGGCGATCGACGCGTGCTGCCACGACCCCGACCTCGACGTGCTCGTGACCGGAGGCCGCCCGTGA
- a CDS encoding formate dehydrogenase accessory sulfurtransferase FdhD, with protein sequence MTTERTRRPGPTVRTRVSEHRGSDRIDREDRLITEEPLEIRVRVGPLEPRRAWVTMRTPGHDFELAAGWLVNEGIAAPGAIAQVAYCTDEDLAPEQEFNVVTVGVSGAAELPHRHVAASAGSSACGVCGKDSVSDALQTRAATPWSGQRPSADVVRRLPDALRERQTLFTRTGGVHAAGLADADGTLLVVREDVGRHNAVDKVVGARVLAGDAPAAACLVLSGRVGFELVQKAAASGIGSIVAVGAPTSLAARLAQEAGIELWGFTSPGRSVNYC encoded by the coding sequence GTGACGACCGAGCGCACGCGCCGCCCCGGACCGACGGTCCGCACGCGCGTCTCCGAGCACCGCGGGAGCGACCGGATCGACCGCGAGGACCGGCTCATCACCGAGGAGCCGCTCGAGATCCGGGTGCGGGTCGGGCCGCTCGAGCCGCGGCGCGCCTGGGTCACGATGCGCACGCCCGGGCATGACTTCGAGCTGGCCGCCGGGTGGCTCGTCAACGAGGGCATCGCCGCCCCGGGGGCGATCGCCCAGGTCGCCTACTGCACCGACGAGGACCTCGCCCCCGAGCAGGAGTTCAACGTGGTCACGGTCGGCGTGAGCGGCGCCGCCGAGCTCCCCCACCGGCACGTCGCCGCCTCCGCCGGGTCGTCGGCCTGCGGCGTGTGCGGCAAGGACAGCGTCTCGGACGCGCTGCAGACCCGCGCTGCCACGCCCTGGAGCGGTCAGCGCCCGTCCGCGGACGTCGTACGACGCCTCCCTGACGCGCTGCGTGAGCGGCAGACCCTCTTCACCAGGACCGGCGGCGTGCACGCCGCCGGGCTGGCCGACGCCGACGGGACGCTGCTCGTCGTGCGCGAGGACGTCGGGCGGCACAACGCGGTCGACAAGGTCGTCGGCGCCCGGGTGCTGGCCGGTGACGCGCCGGCTGCCGCCTGCCTGGTGCTGAGCGGTCGGGTCGGGTTCGAGCTCGTCCAGAAGGCCGCGGCCAGCGGGATCGGCTCCATCGTCGCGGTCGGGGCGCCGACCAGCCTCGCCGCCCGCCTGGCCCAGGAGGCCGGCATCGAGCTGTGGGGGTTCACCTCACCGGGTCGCTCGGTCAACTACTGCTGA